The sequence CATCTTGATGTCGTATTGTTTTGCGACAGAAAGGTCTTATTGATCAAGCTGAATGATGAACTGAATTCAAGATAACAACCACAGCCAATGTTAAAACGTTTAGCTATCCTCTGTTTAACCTGTCTTCTCGGGTTGGGAATGGGAAGTTCCTTGCTTCCCCACCCTCTTCCTCAAAATAACGCGATTGCAGCAACGGTTTCTTCGGAAGTCGAAACAGCAGTTGATGAGTTTTTAAGTAATATTCCGAGGGGGTATTATGCAGTGAAAGAAGTGGATGAACTGGAAAAAATGGTTCAGAAACAAGATGCACAATTAATTGATGTCCGTGAACCTCTAGAATATGCAAGGGGACACATCCTCAATGCAATTAATATTCCGCTTCGAGATTTAGCGAAACGACAAGATAAGATTGCTACCGACCGACCCGTCATCGTCTATTGTACGGTTGGCTATCGCACCGCGATCGCGCTGGCTACCTTACATTTACTCGGATATGACAATGTTTTAGGCTATCCCGCCAGTGTTA comes from Halothece sp. PCC 7418 and encodes:
- a CDS encoding rhodanese-like domain-containing protein; the protein is MLKRLAILCLTCLLGLGMGSSLLPHPLPQNNAIAATVSSEVETAVDEFLSNIPRGYYAVKEVDELEKMVQKQDAQLIDVREPLEYARGHILNAINIPLRDLAKRQDKIATDRPVIVYCTVGYRTAIALATLHLLGYDNVLGYPASVKGWKAAGKSLE